In one window of Microbacterium natoriense DNA:
- a CDS encoding isocitrate lyase — MTQYENDIDAIQTLKDANGSAWRAIDPESVARMRAQNRFRTGLEIAQYTADIMRRDMDDYDADSSVYTQSLGVWHGFIGQQKLISIKKHLKSTNKRYLYLSGWMVAALRSEFGPLPDQSMHEKTAVPALIEELYTFLRQADARELDLLFTQLDAARASGDETAIEFIQSQIDNYETHVVPIIADIDAGFGNPEATYLLAKKMIEAGACAIQIENQVSDEKQCGHQDGKVTVPHEDFIAKLNAVRYAFLELGIDNGVIVARTDSLGAGLTQKLAVTREPGDLGDQYNSFLDVEEISEAELGNGDVVIKRDGALLRPRRLASNLYQFRPGTGEERVVLDCITSLRNGADLLWIETEKPHVEQIAGMVDAIREEIPNAKLVYNNSPSFNWTLNFRQQVYDLLAEQGEEVSAYDRDKLMSVEYDDTELARLADEKIRTFQRDGSARAGIFHHLITLPTYHTAALSTDDLAKGYFGDEGMLAYVKGVQRREIRGGIATVKHQNMAGTDIGDNHKEYFAGDAALKAGGQHNTMNQFN, encoded by the coding sequence ATGACCCAGTACGAGAACGACATCGACGCGATCCAGACGCTGAAGGACGCGAACGGCTCTGCATGGCGAGCCATCGACCCCGAGTCGGTCGCGCGGATGCGGGCGCAGAACCGCTTCCGGACAGGACTCGAGATCGCGCAGTACACGGCCGACATCATGCGCCGCGACATGGACGACTACGACGCCGACTCCTCTGTCTACACCCAGTCGCTCGGGGTGTGGCACGGCTTCATCGGGCAGCAGAAGCTCATCTCGATCAAGAAGCACCTGAAGTCGACGAACAAGCGCTACCTGTACCTCTCCGGCTGGATGGTCGCGGCGCTGCGCTCCGAGTTCGGCCCGCTCCCCGACCAGTCGATGCACGAGAAGACGGCCGTCCCCGCCCTGATCGAAGAGCTCTACACGTTCCTCCGCCAGGCCGACGCACGCGAGCTCGACCTGCTGTTCACGCAGCTCGATGCGGCTCGTGCGAGCGGCGATGAGACCGCGATCGAGTTCATCCAGTCGCAGATCGACAACTACGAGACCCATGTGGTGCCGATCATCGCCGACATCGACGCAGGCTTCGGCAATCCCGAGGCGACGTACCTCCTCGCCAAGAAGATGATCGAGGCCGGCGCGTGCGCGATCCAGATCGAGAACCAGGTCTCCGATGAGAAGCAGTGCGGCCACCAGGACGGCAAGGTCACGGTGCCGCACGAGGACTTCATCGCCAAGCTCAACGCGGTCCGCTACGCGTTCCTCGAGCTCGGCATCGACAACGGCGTCATCGTCGCCCGCACCGACTCGCTCGGCGCCGGTCTCACCCAGAAGCTCGCGGTCACCCGTGAACCCGGCGATCTCGGCGATCAGTACAACTCGTTCCTCGACGTCGAGGAGATCTCGGAGGCGGAGCTCGGCAACGGCGACGTGGTCATCAAGCGCGACGGTGCGCTGCTGCGGCCGAGGCGCCTGGCCAGCAACCTGTACCAGTTCCGCCCGGGGACCGGTGAGGAGCGCGTGGTCCTCGACTGCATCACGTCGCTGCGCAACGGCGCCGATCTGCTGTGGATCGAGACCGAGAAGCCGCACGTCGAGCAGATCGCGGGCATGGTCGACGCGATCCGCGAGGAGATCCCGAACGCGAAGCTGGTCTACAACAACAGCCCGTCGTTCAACTGGACGTTGAATTTCCGTCAGCAGGTGTACGACCTGCTCGCGGAGCAGGGTGAGGAAGTCTCGGCGTACGACCGCGACAAGCTGATGAGCGTCGAGTACGACGACACGGAGCTCGCGCGGCTCGCCGACGAGAAGATCCGCACGTTCCAGCGCGACGGATCGGCCCGCGCGGGGATCTTCCACCACCTCATCACGCTCCCGACGTACCACACGGCTGCACTGTCGACGGATGACCTCGCGAAGGGCTACTTCGGCGACGAGGGGATGCTCGCCTACGTCAAGGGAGTCCAGCGCCGTGAGATCCGCGGCGGGATCGCGACGGTCAAGCACCAGAACATGGCCGGAACCGACATCGGCGACAACCACAAGGAGTACTTCGCCGGTGACGCCGCTCTCAAGGCGGGCGGCCAGCACAACACGATGAACCAGTTCAACTGA
- a CDS encoding PucR family transcriptional regulator: MPDTDHPTLRALLHRRDLDLTLVSDEQALPSGALDRELRWVHSSDLADPTPFLSEDLALLTTGTQFDVDTEIDVYVRRLSDRGVLGLGFGTEVHRSGIPDELLAACDAHAMPLFEVPYRTPFIAVARAHSEAIAAQAYARRSWALDTQRALALAALRPHGLDATISELGRRLDAWTGMYDAAGALRFAHPRDGLDLETLALLGERVMEVLTRGLEAGQALTIGTQTFMLFTVGRGGHLRGVIALALDALDPEARTVVTSVIAMAGLALEQSEQLARSRRRLHTQLLGSLRDDDPSLARRVLGSIPAAPVVVAVAADAPAGPLVDWWERRRSEHGTASFVAETDDGVVICVSAGDEALFDEVAARFGIRIGISAPEPYDAFSRAHAQALTALRQQGNSAAVRYADSVGSSILSALATDEARVVAESRLAPLRAHDQRHTGDLEKSLRTWLEHDAKAESAAAALGVHRHTLRSRIAQAGGLLGMDLASFPARAEVWTLLQTARD; encoded by the coding sequence ATGCCTGACACCGATCACCCCACGCTGCGCGCTCTGCTGCACCGGCGCGATCTCGACCTGACGCTCGTCTCCGATGAGCAGGCCCTGCCATCGGGCGCCCTCGATCGTGAACTGCGCTGGGTGCACAGTTCGGATCTGGCCGACCCGACGCCGTTCCTCTCCGAAGACCTGGCGCTGCTGACCACCGGCACGCAGTTCGACGTCGACACCGAGATCGACGTGTACGTGCGCCGACTGTCGGATCGAGGCGTGCTCGGCCTCGGCTTCGGCACCGAGGTGCACCGCTCCGGAATCCCCGATGAGCTCCTCGCAGCGTGCGACGCACACGCGATGCCGCTGTTCGAAGTGCCGTACCGCACGCCCTTCATCGCGGTCGCGCGGGCACACTCCGAGGCGATCGCAGCGCAGGCCTACGCGCGCCGCTCCTGGGCCCTCGACACGCAGCGCGCTCTCGCCCTGGCCGCTCTCCGTCCGCACGGGCTCGACGCGACGATCTCAGAGCTGGGTCGCAGGCTCGACGCCTGGACGGGCATGTACGACGCCGCCGGCGCTCTGCGGTTCGCTCACCCGCGCGACGGCCTCGACCTCGAGACCCTCGCTCTCCTCGGCGAGCGCGTGATGGAGGTGCTCACCCGGGGCCTCGAGGCCGGGCAGGCCCTCACGATCGGCACTCAGACCTTCATGCTGTTCACCGTGGGGCGCGGGGGCCACCTGCGCGGGGTGATCGCGCTCGCGCTCGACGCCCTCGACCCCGAGGCCCGCACCGTGGTCACCTCGGTGATCGCGATGGCCGGCCTCGCGCTCGAGCAGAGCGAACAGCTCGCGCGGAGCCGTCGGCGTCTGCACACGCAGCTGCTCGGATCGCTGCGAGATGACGATCCCTCCTTAGCCCGGCGGGTGCTCGGCAGCATCCCTGCCGCCCCGGTGGTGGTGGCGGTGGCCGCCGATGCGCCCGCGGGGCCCCTCGTCGACTGGTGGGAGCGCCGGCGCTCCGAGCACGGCACAGCGTCCTTCGTGGCGGAGACCGACGATGGCGTGGTGATCTGCGTGTCGGCCGGCGACGAGGCGCTGTTCGACGAGGTCGCCGCGCGTTTCGGCATCCGCATCGGCATCTCCGCACCGGAGCCGTACGACGCCTTCTCCCGCGCACACGCGCAGGCCCTCACCGCGCTGCGGCAGCAGGGGAACTCCGCAGCCGTCCGCTACGCGGATTCGGTGGGCTCGAGCATCCTCAGCGCTCTCGCGACCGACGAGGCGCGCGTCGTGGCCGAGTCGAGACTCGCGCCGCTGCGTGCGCACGATCAGCGGCACACCGGAGACCTCGAGAAGTCGCTTCGCACGTGGCTCGAACACGATGCCAAGGCCGAGTCCGCCGCTGCCGCGCTCGGTGTGCATCGGCACACCCTGCGCTCGCGGATCGCTCAGGCCGGCGGGCTGCTGGGAATGGACCTGGCCTCGTTCCCCGCCCGTGCTGAGGTGTGGACGCTGCTGCAGACCGCCAGAGACTGA
- a CDS encoding Lrp/AsnC family transcriptional regulator, which yields MEMPSQAPGPNTLRAPALDPIDARIVSLLAADGRMTNAELAGTLGVAPSTAHARLRSLLERGVITGFHASVDERMLGAGLQAVIGVTLRPSGRRESIVEFAERVRVLPQVIQLFFLGGDDDFLLHIAVADSSEMREFVLEHLSAQSSVASTRTSIVFDYHRGSVAASFR from the coding sequence ATGGAGATGCCTTCGCAAGCCCCCGGACCGAATACTCTGCGAGCCCCCGCGCTCGACCCGATCGACGCCCGGATCGTGAGTCTGCTCGCGGCTGACGGTCGCATGACCAATGCCGAGCTCGCGGGCACCCTGGGCGTCGCTCCGTCGACCGCCCACGCGCGCCTGCGATCGCTTCTCGAGCGGGGCGTCATCACCGGGTTCCACGCGAGCGTGGACGAGCGGATGCTGGGCGCCGGCCTCCAAGCGGTCATCGGCGTGACACTGCGCCCGAGCGGGCGACGCGAGAGCATCGTCGAGTTCGCCGAGCGGGTACGCGTGCTGCCGCAGGTGATCCAGCTGTTCTTCCTCGGCGGCGACGACGACTTCCTGCTCCACATCGCGGTGGCCGACTCCTCGGAGATGCGCGAGTTCGTTCTCGAGCACCTGTCGGCGCAGTCGAGCGTCGCCTCGACGCGCACGAGCATCGTGTTCGACTACCACCGGGGCTCAGTCGCGGCGTCGTTCCGCTGA
- a CDS encoding TetR-like C-terminal domain-containing protein: MPAPQRVSAETLVTAVRSIAEKDGVDAVTMSAVAAAVGVRAPSLYKRASNRHELLRLAADDVARELGEEIAELSRRVDDPRELLVGTARALRGISSRSPKVTTLLFCAPAPLAGPSPELVAPLMATLLAAVTRLSPEDPLSAARTLTAWAYGFSTMEQNGGFRQGGDVDAAFERGLDIVLAGIGA, translated from the coding sequence ATGCCCGCCCCGCAGAGAGTCAGCGCCGAGACGCTCGTCACCGCCGTCCGCTCCATCGCGGAAAAGGACGGAGTGGATGCCGTGACGATGAGCGCCGTCGCAGCCGCGGTCGGGGTGCGCGCACCGAGCCTCTACAAGCGCGCCTCCAACCGTCATGAGCTGCTGCGGCTCGCCGCTGACGACGTCGCCCGTGAGCTCGGCGAAGAGATCGCCGAGCTCTCCCGGCGGGTCGACGACCCCCGCGAACTGCTCGTCGGGACCGCCCGCGCCCTGCGCGGCATATCTTCCCGCTCGCCGAAGGTCACCACTCTGCTGTTCTGCGCCCCTGCCCCGCTCGCGGGCCCTTCGCCGGAGCTCGTCGCGCCGCTCATGGCCACCCTGCTCGCCGCGGTCACACGGCTCTCCCCCGAAGACCCGCTCTCGGCCGCACGCACGCTCACGGCGTGGGCGTACGGCTTCAGCACCATGGAGCAGAACGGCGGTTTCCGTCAGGGCGGCGATGTCGACGCCGCCTTCGAACGCGGTCTCGACATCGTGCTCGCCGGCATCGGCGCCTGA
- the aceB gene encoding malate synthase A gives MSTPTITAPIQTAQQGPAIAVTGPIRERYDEVLTPEALAFLTELHHRFGGRRHDRLADRMRRRFEIGNGHDPRFRDDTAHIREDRDWRVAGAGPGLEDRRVEITGPTDPKMTINALNSGAKVWLADQEDATSPTWQNVIEGQLSLRDAIRGELSYTAPASETGPGKEYRVTAERTPTIVMRPRGWHLPEKHIDFTDRAGRRMSASGSLVDFGLYFLHNAQALIDAGRGPYFYIAKLESSEEAKLWDDVFSFAEEYVGIAHGTIRATVLIETLPAAFEMDEILYELRDHCAGLNAGRWDYIFSIIKNYRGRGARFVLPDRSEVTMTVPFMRAYTDLLVQTCHKRGAYAIGGMSAFIPNRRDPEVTARAIEKVSADKKREAGDGFDGTWVAHPDLIPTAQAEFDAVLGERPNQVDRQRDDVHVTASDLLDLHIGRPITARGVRDNVSVAIRYLEAWLRGLGAVAIDNLMEDAATAEISRSQVWQWIHQDRTTEDGTAITPEYVEGLIREVLAQATRSAGDRFEDAAEIFREVALREEFPAFLTLGAYSRYLTETD, from the coding sequence ATGAGCACTCCCACCATCACCGCACCGATCCAGACGGCGCAGCAGGGGCCGGCGATCGCAGTCACGGGCCCGATCCGCGAACGCTACGACGAGGTCCTCACGCCCGAGGCCCTCGCGTTCCTCACCGAGCTGCACCACCGATTCGGCGGACGTCGCCACGACCGCCTCGCCGACCGGATGCGACGCCGCTTCGAGATCGGCAACGGGCACGACCCCCGGTTCCGCGACGACACCGCGCACATCCGCGAGGATCGCGACTGGCGTGTGGCCGGCGCGGGCCCCGGCCTCGAGGACCGCCGCGTCGAGATCACCGGCCCCACGGACCCGAAGATGACCATCAACGCCCTGAACTCCGGTGCGAAGGTCTGGCTCGCCGATCAGGAGGACGCGACGAGCCCCACGTGGCAGAACGTGATCGAGGGACAGCTGTCGCTCAGGGATGCGATCCGCGGCGAGCTGTCCTACACCGCCCCCGCATCCGAGACGGGTCCTGGCAAGGAGTACCGCGTCACCGCCGAGCGCACCCCCACGATCGTGATGCGTCCTCGCGGATGGCACCTGCCTGAGAAGCACATCGACTTCACCGATCGCGCGGGCCGGCGGATGTCGGCATCCGGTTCTCTGGTCGACTTCGGCCTCTACTTCCTGCACAACGCTCAGGCGCTGATCGACGCGGGCCGCGGACCCTACTTCTACATCGCCAAGCTCGAGTCGAGCGAGGAGGCGAAACTGTGGGACGACGTGTTCTCGTTCGCCGAGGAGTACGTCGGCATCGCCCACGGCACGATCCGCGCGACTGTCCTGATCGAGACCCTGCCTGCGGCCTTCGAGATGGACGAGATCCTCTACGAGCTGCGCGACCACTGCGCGGGCCTGAACGCCGGGCGCTGGGACTACATCTTCTCGATCATCAAGAACTACCGCGGTCGCGGCGCACGCTTCGTGCTGCCCGACCGCAGCGAGGTCACGATGACCGTGCCGTTCATGCGGGCCTACACCGATCTGCTCGTGCAGACCTGCCACAAGCGGGGCGCCTACGCGATCGGCGGCATGAGCGCATTCATCCCGAACCGGCGCGACCCTGAGGTGACCGCGCGGGCGATCGAGAAGGTCTCCGCCGACAAGAAGCGCGAGGCCGGCGACGGCTTCGACGGCACCTGGGTGGCCCACCCCGATCTGATCCCCACCGCGCAGGCGGAGTTCGACGCCGTGCTCGGCGAGCGGCCGAACCAGGTCGATCGTCAGCGCGACGACGTGCACGTGACGGCATCCGATCTGCTCGATCTGCACATCGGGCGTCCGATCACGGCACGGGGCGTGCGCGACAACGTGTCGGTGGCGATCCGCTACCTGGAGGCCTGGCTGCGGGGCCTGGGAGCCGTGGCCATCGACAACCTCATGGAGGATGCCGCGACCGCCGAGATCAGCCGCTCGCAGGTGTGGCAGTGGATCCACCAGGACCGGACGACCGAAGACGGCACGGCGATCACACCCGAGTACGTCGAAGGCCTCATCCGCGAGGTGCTCGCCCAGGCCACCCGTTCCGCGGGCGACCGTTTCGAGGATGCAGCGGAGATCTTCCGCGAGGTGGCGCTGCGCGAGGAGTTCCCCGCTTTCCTCACTCTCGGCGCCTACTCCCGGTACCTCACCGAGACCGACTGA
- the ald gene encoding alanine dehydrogenase — protein sequence MKIAVPTEVKNNENRVALTPAGADRLVHEGHRVLVQSGAGLGSGIADDDYHAVGAEIVATADEVWHDAELLIKVKEPIAQEYGFLRPDLTLFTYLHLAADRALTTALVEAGTTAVAYETVQLPDRSLPLLVPMSEIAGRLSVTMGSYSLLRSNGGRGMLLGGIAGAPRAKTVVIGGGVAGEHAAANALGLGAQVTVIDISLPRLRELEHRYGGALQTRMSSRYDIAEELATADLVIGSVLIPGAAAPKLVTDAMVAAMKPGSVLVDIAIDQGGCFEGSRPTTHDDPTFAVHDSIYYCVANMPGAVPATATRALTNATIPYVSAIAGKGWERAASDDPALAKGLNVHGGRVVLEAVARAHGLAA from the coding sequence ATGAAGATCGCCGTGCCCACCGAGGTCAAGAACAACGAGAACCGCGTCGCGCTCACCCCCGCCGGCGCCGACCGCCTCGTACACGAGGGGCATCGCGTGCTCGTGCAGTCGGGCGCAGGGCTCGGCTCCGGCATCGCCGATGACGACTATCACGCCGTCGGCGCGGAGATCGTCGCCACCGCCGACGAGGTCTGGCACGATGCCGAGCTCCTCATCAAAGTCAAGGAGCCGATCGCTCAGGAGTACGGCTTCCTGCGCCCTGATCTCACGCTCTTCACGTACCTTCACCTGGCCGCCGACCGCGCCCTCACGACCGCGCTCGTCGAGGCCGGCACCACGGCCGTCGCCTACGAGACCGTGCAGCTGCCCGACCGCAGCCTCCCGCTGCTGGTGCCGATGAGCGAGATCGCCGGCCGCCTCTCCGTCACGATGGGCTCGTATTCCCTGCTGCGCTCGAACGGCGGCCGCGGCATGCTGCTCGGCGGCATCGCGGGCGCCCCGCGTGCGAAGACCGTCGTGATCGGCGGCGGCGTCGCGGGCGAGCACGCCGCGGCGAACGCTCTCGGTCTCGGCGCGCAGGTCACCGTCATCGACATCTCGCTGCCGCGCCTGCGCGAGCTCGAGCACCGCTACGGCGGCGCTCTGCAGACCCGGATGTCCAGCCGATACGACATCGCGGAGGAGCTCGCCACGGCCGACCTCGTGATCGGCTCGGTGCTGATCCCCGGTGCTGCGGCCCCCAAGCTGGTCACCGACGCCATGGTCGCCGCGATGAAGCCGGGGTCTGTGCTGGTCGACATCGCGATCGACCAGGGCGGATGCTTCGAAGGCTCCCGTCCGACCACGCACGACGATCCGACCTTCGCCGTCCACGACTCGATCTACTACTGCGTCGCGAACATGCCGGGCGCGGTGCCCGCGACCGCGACGAGGGCGCTCACCAACGCGACGATCCCCTACGTGTCGGCGATCGCCGGCAAGGGCTGGGAGCGCGCAGCATCCGACGATCCGGCCCTTGCGAAGGGCCTGAACGTCCACGGCGGCCGCGTCGTGCTCGAGGCTGTCGCCCGGGCGCACGGCCTCGCCGCCTGA
- a CDS encoding helix-turn-helix domain-containing protein, which yields MTASFVEEDADALTIGRRIRQLRTSRGMTLDALAAAVDRAPSQMSMIETGKREPKLTQLQAIARALGVSIDALLEGEPLDERSAIEIALERAMKGQTFQSLGIEPFRIAKSLPTDALKALLALHGEIDRLKDERAATPEEARRANVELRHLMRRQDNHFADLEAKASEILTAVGHSGGPLTQRAASEIAAYLGFTLHYAPDLPQTTRSVADLANGRLYLSSQVQAKGDARTSVLQALSSRMLGHSEPRSYAEFLRQRVETNYLTGALLIPEDHVVPMLKEAKSRRAISIEDLRDAYSVSYETAAHRFTNLATRHLDIPVHFLKVHESGTITKAYENDDVNFPTDRLGAIEGQMCCRRWTSRVVFDEDDRFNPYYQYTDTGNGTYWCTARVEASSEGLHSVSVGVRFDDTKWFVGRDTPHRGVSKHSVEVCCRRAPADLEERWRENSWPNVKTPRTLLATLPTGAFPGVDTTDVYEFLEAHAPV from the coding sequence ATGACCGCTTCCTTCGTCGAAGAAGACGCCGACGCCCTCACGATCGGCCGCCGCATCCGTCAGTTGCGCACGTCTCGCGGCATGACCCTCGACGCCCTCGCGGCGGCGGTGGATCGCGCCCCGAGCCAGATGTCGATGATCGAAACCGGCAAGCGCGAGCCCAAGCTCACGCAGCTGCAGGCGATCGCCCGCGCCCTGGGCGTGTCGATCGACGCGCTGCTGGAGGGCGAGCCTCTCGACGAGCGCAGCGCGATCGAGATCGCGCTCGAGCGTGCGATGAAGGGGCAGACGTTCCAGTCCCTCGGCATCGAGCCGTTCCGCATCGCGAAGAGCCTCCCGACGGACGCCCTGAAGGCTCTGCTCGCCCTGCACGGCGAGATCGACCGGCTCAAGGACGAACGTGCCGCCACGCCGGAAGAGGCGAGGCGGGCGAATGTGGAGCTCCGGCACCTCATGCGCCGGCAGGACAACCACTTCGCAGATCTCGAGGCCAAGGCATCCGAGATCCTCACCGCGGTCGGGCACTCGGGCGGACCACTGACCCAGCGCGCGGCATCCGAGATCGCCGCCTATCTCGGTTTCACGCTGCACTACGCACCCGACCTCCCGCAGACCACGCGCAGCGTCGCGGATCTCGCGAACGGGCGTCTCTATCTCTCCAGCCAGGTGCAGGCCAAGGGCGATGCGCGCACCTCGGTGCTGCAGGCGCTGTCGAGCCGGATGCTGGGTCACTCCGAACCGCGCAGTTATGCCGAGTTCCTGCGCCAGCGCGTCGAGACGAACTATCTGACCGGAGCGCTCCTGATCCCCGAGGATCACGTCGTGCCTATGCTGAAAGAGGCGAAGAGCCGCCGGGCGATCTCGATCGAGGATCTCCGCGACGCCTATTCCGTGTCGTACGAGACGGCCGCGCATCGCTTCACGAACCTCGCGACCCGGCACCTCGACATCCCGGTGCACTTCCTCAAGGTGCACGAGTCGGGCACGATCACCAAGGCCTACGAGAACGACGACGTCAACTTCCCGACCGACAGGCTCGGCGCGATCGAGGGGCAGATGTGCTGCCGTCGATGGACGAGTCGCGTCGTGTTCGACGAGGACGACCGCTTCAATCCCTACTACCAGTACACCGACACCGGCAACGGCACGTACTGGTGCACGGCCCGAGTGGAGGCGTCGAGCGAAGGGCTGCACTCGGTCAGCGTGGGCGTGCGCTTCGACGACACGAAGTGGTTCGTCGGTCGCGACACCCCGCATCGCGGAGTGTCGAAGCACTCGGTCGAGGTGTGCTGCCGACGGGCTCCGGCCGACCTGGAGGAGCGGTGGCGCGAGAACTCCTGGCCGAACGTGAAGACCCCTCGAACCCTGCTGGCGACTCTTCCTACCGGCGCCTTCCCTGGCGTCGACACCACCGACGTGTACGAGTTCCTCGAGGCGCACGCCCCGGTGTGA
- a CDS encoding MBL fold metallo-hydrolase codes for MTAQILRIGDDIIAIHAIVTDEGVTLIDAGLSGDLGILRKALATVGRDIADIRGVVLTHGDDDHIGIAEELRSRHGIPVHVLEPDADLATGAVPARGVKPDAWRLGPSLGFIWKGLRRGALRKTHPKVVTAMADGDVLDLPGRPEIISIPGHTKGSAAIRVAEVEALFLGDAITTRHVLTGAAGARLAPFSDDAPQTRRSLETLRGLPESRIFPGHGPEYHGTVAALLEELDRRG; via the coding sequence ATGACAGCTCAGATCCTCCGCATCGGCGACGACATCATCGCCATCCACGCGATCGTGACCGATGAGGGCGTGACTCTCATCGACGCCGGACTCTCCGGCGACCTCGGCATCCTCCGCAAGGCCCTCGCAACGGTCGGGCGCGACATCGCCGACATCCGCGGTGTCGTGCTGACCCACGGAGACGACGATCACATCGGCATCGCCGAAGAGCTTCGTTCGCGCCACGGCATTCCGGTGCATGTGCTCGAACCCGACGCAGATCTGGCCACGGGCGCGGTTCCTGCACGAGGGGTGAAGCCCGACGCCTGGCGTCTCGGCCCGTCGCTCGGCTTCATCTGGAAGGGACTGCGCCGAGGAGCGCTGCGCAAGACGCATCCGAAGGTGGTCACCGCGATGGCCGACGGCGACGTCCTCGATCTGCCCGGTCGCCCCGAGATCATCTCGATCCCCGGCCACACGAAGGGGTCCGCGGCCATCAGGGTCGCCGAGGTCGAGGCGCTCTTCCTCGGAGACGCCATCACCACCCGTCACGTGCTCACCGGTGCAGCGGGGGCACGCCTCGCGCCGTTCAGCGACGATGCGCCGCAGACCAGGCGAAGCCTCGAGACGCTGCGCGGCCTGCCCGAGTCGCGGATCTTCCCCGGTCACGGCCCGGAGTACCACGGCACCGTGGCCGCGCTGCTCGAGGAGCTCGACAGGCGTGGGTGA